TGAAGTAAAAATTTAAAAGACATAAATGGTAATTTGAGGAGAGACAAAAAGTAATTTACTGAAATAATATTCATATACCCGAGTCTAACTTGTTGTGGACTGAGACGCAGTTGTTGATCCGAAGTATTTATAACTACATCAACAACAAACCTAGTGTAATCGCACAAGTGAGGTTTGAGGAGAGTAAGATATACGGAGCTTTACCCCTACCTTTATGGAGTAGAGAGATAATTTTCGATTGACCCTCAGCAACCCTCCTCCTTAATTCGAGCTTGAGATTGACAATGTGAACGAGCTCACACTAGCGGAGTTGTAATATTTATAATTAATGCTATTAACTAATGTTATTAAAACAATATTCCCTCTATCTCAATTTGTGCGGCATTTTTTCACTTAGGAAGAATCAATTTGACTTCTATTCGTTGCAAAATTGAATTAGACCAacttattttagaaaataaatttaaatattaaaaaattgtATGAAAATACTATAAGTTGTAATTTTTTCCTATAcctataaaatgaaaaatatttttcaaatattaatAACAATTCACATTATTTGAATCTCAACAAACAAAAATGTAACATTGTAACATAAgttgggacagagggagtgtTTGTTTTGGACCGGAAGTGGTAAGCAGCAATCGTGGAGTAAAAATACTCTTGAAAACACAGAGAGAAGTCAAAAAGAGAGCATAAATGGATACTGAAATGGAGCAGAGTTCGATAAAAGTGGAGCGTATATACTGTCTCTGGAACTGAGCTAGTTCAAGAGCATGTCTACTATTGTGCCTCACGTGCACCAGAAAGTTGGCTTCACCTGACAGGCTGACACTGTTAATAATGTACACAACTAAGAATTTTCCTATCAACCAACTGCCCTCTGTCAAattatttcttttggtttttccaATTTACCAACCCCCTAATGGTTCAGTTCTCAGAAACAAAAGAAGACCAGTCAAAGTCTAAATCACTTGCTAGTTACCCCTACTTTGGTTCTCTTTCAGTAGTTTAATACAGTAGGTGGATAGTATATAAGACAAGTATATACTCTAATTATGACGTTAATTCAATTGGTTTATTCAATTTAATGCAATGACCTATGTCTGTCTCTACTGTTAAGTTACCTCAGCATGGTTGGCTAATAAATACACGCTCGTTTGGGGCATAtacccaaaaatgtcacttacTCGTAGACACATATAAAAAGAGTGTGCTAGTGGGTTTTTGCAGATAAAAGAAATTAACATGACAAGTCTTTTGCCCAATAAAAAGTTGCAATCCTTTGGGAGTTGCCTCTATTTCTAACTTATTCTGCTCAATGCTGTGATAAAAAAAACTGTCTTTTTTGTTGCATCTCTACACTAAAATGGCTAACAACAATGTGTATTATCACAATGCTAGCAGTGCTCATTTTTCTTTGACTGATCCTGACCCTGAACCTGATGATATTTCTGTTTTTCTTCGTCATATTCTCCGTCCTTCATCTTCGTCTTCATCTAATTTTATGGCATTGAAGGGTAATGAAATGCAATATTCCTCATCACTACCTCAATTTATGCCTAAAAATCAACATGCTATGGGTATATCAAATGGCGAGTTGTCTTCCATGCTGAATTCGTATGGGGCTTATAATATGCCTGCAAGTGCAACAAATGTTTCTTCTTCATCTGTTGGGACCATGGACAACGACCCAGATGAGTATGAGTATGAATGTGAAAGTGATGAGGTATTTCTACACTTCCTACTTTGTTTTGATTAGTTTGTAAATTTTAAGTTCCGAATTTGatgtttattttattatatatggcCCTGTTATATTACCTATTCTTCGTGATAACAGTGATTCATTATGTAGGGGGGTACAGAGGACTTTGGGGTGGAAGCTTCAGCACAACCACCACCATCTCGCAACTCTTCCAAGAGAAGCAGAGCAGCTGAAGTGCACAATATGTCTGAAAAGGTTGTTTCTGTTTTGTTAAGTTCATTTTTTTTATGGTTACTTGCAGAAGTTCAATAAGTTCTGTGCTAAGGGTCTTAAAAGTTGAACTCACCAAGTTTAAATCTTGAATATGCCTCTACCTCTGCTTAGCGCTGATGTTTTTTGGTATATGCTTGGCAGAGGAGAAGAAGCAGGATTAATGAAAAGATGAAAGCATTGCAAAAACTTATTCCAAATTCAAACAAGGTGAGGGGTTGCATGTTTAGCAATTTTGAGTGATTCTTGAAACtagaaaaaaaatgatttaacaGTGTATTGGATAGTGATTTAATTATTTTGTCATGGATTTTTGGACAGACCGACAAGGCCTCAATGCTTGATGAAGCCATTGAGTACCTCAAGCAGCTTCAGCTCCAAGTACAGGTCTGCTGCTTTTGTTTGAAATTTGCTGCATATGATTTATTATACTTGAGTTAGATTCTAGCTGGATGGATTTTAAGTGTATTTGGTAAGGTGTTATTTtctataaaaaatattttccgaGGAAAAATGTATTATTAATAAATAATTTGCAAATTAGATAGTGTTTTAATGAAAATCTTGAGTATTAATGATAGATAATATAGTCCAAAAATGTTGATTTGGCCCAAGTGTTGTGAAATTGGAAATAAAGGTAGTTGTAAGGATAAATGAACATCCCTTTCCTGTCTATGTCTTCTGGTTCTGAAGTATTGAACACCTTGATTTTACTGTTTTAGTTTGGATACAACTTTCCCCACCAATGCCTGTGTTTCAGCATAGGACCATTCTAGCATTAATCGAGACCTGATTAAATAcctatattttccttcaactgaatAATGTTGGCTTTCGTTTTCTGCAATGTTGAATATGAACTAATGCAATGTGTTATTCCAATCGTTCAGTAGGCAGATGACTCTTCTTTCTCCTTAATTGGATGATCAGTTCTAACAACTGGTGCGTGTGGAATGACATTGGCGTTATTAATGACGCATTGGCTTGAAAATGTTTGTGGATAATTTTGAATTAAATAACCAATTTCCTGTTCTATGATAATGGTAACTGATTATGAAAAGAGTAGAGAAAATGGAATTGGTTACATTCATATTGGATTAATTTGGTAACTGACCATGGAAAGAGTAGTCAAAATGAAACTGGATACACTGCCATTCCGCAGTTCTCGGGCTGCATGCTGTTTTGGATGACTATTAATGTGTTCTCCATCACCTTTGTCTTCAAAAATTCTTTTTGCTAATCAGGATATTTTCTGGATCGGCTATCATTTGACACCAATTAATTCGATTAAGTTATATGATTTGTAGCATAGCAATGTTCTTCAATTTTCAGATGTTGACAATGAGAAATGGCATGTATCCTCTGGGCCTACCACGAGTGCTACAACAAAATCAACTCTCCCTGCAAAAAATGGGATTGTGCAAGGGGAGTGGATTCACAAATGCTAAAGTGGCTGGGAATTTCCAAGTAAACCAAGATGCGTCGTTAAATGCCATTTTCAGTTCAGCTGAAAAGTATAAAGATACTAAGCTAACACCTGTGGCAACTATGTCAAATGTAAACCATTCAGAAAATGCTTTTGAGCCAGAGTCATCGATGAATATTCACGTTGATCCTTTCCACCTCTTAAGATCTACCAGCAAGGTAAGTTGAATATGTGACCTACAGATAAAGAAATCAATAATTATAACCATTTGACATTCACATTCTGTTTGTAAAGGAAATTTGGAGGGAAGATTGCTTACCTCTATATGGAATGAATGAACGAACGTCCGAATCTGCATCAATTGGTAGATTATTTGCTTAACATCCTTGCTTATTTGACAAATTTTGCCTCAGATCCTGGTCCCTTTACCATTATCTATTCACTGTTTTATAGGAGCAAATGTGGCATTCCCAGTTCTCTTTGATACTGATGAATCTAACCTGAAGAGAAACACTCTAGAGTCCTGCTTGCTTCAATATCAGTTTGGTGCTGGGAACGAGACCAATATGGATTGCGATCAACTTCTTGCCCCACTATTGTATAGGTAAGTTAATTTACTAAACACTATTGCGCTTCCATTATAACAGTGAATTACTTTTTGTTTCTATTCCTAAATTTCCTAGTTCTATTGTCAGTCACGTCGGAAGAAGTACATCTGTTGACATTATCAAAAGCGAAAGCAGCAACTTCTGACATTTTAGCCTGCATCATCCTGCTGGATTTTGTTGAAGAAATGTCATCCATCTTGCTGCTTACTGGCATAGGATATTGTTTAATGTAAGCTATCTTATGGGTTCAAAAGCCATTGTATTGACTGAATCGCATCTGACTTCTTGTAAGATCATTATGCGGAGAAGTTGGAATATAAATGTAAAGATTGGACTATTTTCAATCTTTTTAAGAAACAAGAGTAGTACTACTAGGCATAGAATATGCTTCTTGAATACTCATATTCGTCCTACTAATCTGAAGCTGGTATGACATGCTTCCAGGGGCGGATTTATAGTAATTTATTTATAGATATTTAGTAGATTTCTTCATATGTACACAAGAACCGGTAAAGTTAATGGGTTCACGTGAGCCTGTAACCAACACTCAAGATCCATCCTCGCATGTTTACAAAAATAAcagcatacccagtgtaatcccattaGTGGGGTCTGGGAGGTTAGAGTGTACGCCCTTGCATGCTTCATGCTCATAATCTTGTTAATGGATGAATCGAAAGTGGCTAATCACAAAGAAACAATAACTTCTATAGGTTTATATATACACATCTTCCTTGAAAGATTATAGATTCTTCTTTTCTTATTAGAGGAAAATTGGAGATTGCTATGATAATTTATTTAAACAATTGCTACTGTTTGTCAAAAAGAACAGGTCACGTTTTCTTTCAATCAGGCCATTTCCAACCTTGCACCATTTTTTGCACGAAATGCTATTTTGGTGCAAAAAATGGTGTTTTGGAGCTCCAACCTTGCATTATTTTTTGCACCATTATTATTCattaataattttttattattatataacacttttaatttaacatgttataaattttaatttataattttagattcctaatatacctaattattttttatgtaatatctTATAATATTAAATTTACATCTTAATTTTGGAGTGTAagttttataaattaatttttgtatatatattattttatataaaattgtAAGTTTATTGGAGCAACGTACTAATCATGGAAGTTGAATATTTatgtagaaattaaaataaattctaCCTTaatgtaatagtatttatttaattatattttatcaatgatttcacttttatttgaattatccattaatatatataacgtataatatttgcttacgatttatattatttaaaattttatggtataaaataattttatattaaatgaTTATATAACAAAGGATTATGAATTACATGGGATGgatatgtaaaaaagaaaaagaaaaaaaaggattttttttatgaaatttaaaataaaatttaagtaaaagaaaataatataatataaaagagagaagaatataaaagaaatatttttttttggtgcAAAAAATGGTGCAATAGGTTGGAAATGCCCTCAACAATGGTTAATTGCTTTTAGACTTCACATGCTACTACATCTTGAAAAATAGTATGTAAATTGATTTTGATTTGAGGATCTTCTGGATTAATGCAAAATCCAAATTTGCTTCTTCCATTTTGGAGTGTTTGTCATAATCATGAAACCTTTGCTTAAAATGTTTTATTTGATGAAACCATTTTTAAGAAGTTAATTCCCTATATGGTCATCCAAGTTTAGGGAATTTTCtacaaaaattatttttgtttcatTTAGGACAATAAAGTCACTTAATTAttactattttcctcaaaaaGTACCTAAAACTGCAAAAGTCTCTTTTTTTCCTAGTTGACATGTTATGTCATTCAAGTCCCATCCTTTTTAACAATAGGCATATTTAACTCATCAAAACCTATTTAAccaaattcatattttatatcTAATCAAATATGACCCGGTTAAAAAGCGTCAAAGAAATCAAACCATACTTTTTATTAAGCCACATTTTCAAATCCAAGATTTTTTTAATCTCAATTCAAATATATTACctttcaatttaaattaaaattcaaATAGTTTAATCTTTCtatttaaatttaattttttaaaatagcatACTATCTTTTTTCACATTAAAAAACATATTCTTTCTACATTAAAGTAAAATTACTCAGATAACACaaaaattatatttatattattttaactttaaaaaatcTAATTGATTGTCTAAAAATAAAGCTAGTGTAAATTTTTCCTTTGTATTTTGAGTTATTTATCCTTAAATACGTAATATGTAATTTTTGGTATTTCCATTTCCATACTATCAAAATCTTTTATTTCTCATGAAAAAGGTATAGAATTTCATTAcgataatatttattttaaaatattacatTATTACTCTTActttttattttgaaatattatattattagtcttatatgaaatataatatattcttaatTCGTTAAGATTTAATTCCAACTTGTCATGTTAATATCTAGCAATATATTAAACTAAAACTCTAAAataactcatgttcaatttttttaatattttaactttaattttaaaatttatctatAGATTTAAAaaattcatcttttaattcaaattCATTTAGATTACACGCTAGTTTGTTTCTTTTCCCCTTTTTAATAGGGTCATATTTGATTGGGTATAAAATATAAATTGATTAAATTagtttgatgagttaaatatCTCTATTATAATGACATGCCAACTAGGAGAAAGGATGATTTTGAAGTGTTTAATTactttttgagaaaaatagtgatagttgagtgactttattgTCCTAAACGAAATAAAAGTGATTTTTATAGGAAATTTCTTAAAGGAAAATTTACATGTCATAACTACTTCTAAGAGCTATTTATGGATTATAACTATCTTTTGCTATAATTACATTCTGTAGCTATattttacatttcgtagctactaTACATGAGGTGCTATAGCTGGAGTGGTCATTGGGCATGTGCTTTGCTCTTGCGGGCCCAAGTTTGAATCCCGCTGGCCACATTTTTTTTCCTGAGAAATTGCAATTTCGACTGTATTTTCGTGTTtttaaatacagcgaaatacatgTATAACAAAGTGGTTGCACCACATTCACATCATATTTATTTGATGTATTGGGCTGTATTTCGAATGACAACCTAACATTTCACTGTATTGGACTGTATTTTAGTGTATTTGGTCAGATTTATGTCACATGTATTTGATGTATTCAGTTGTATTTTCGGATATCAACCTTACAACTGTATTTAAAAACACATAAATACAGCCGAAATTGCAAAGGTAGCTACGATTTGTAAATTGTAAACTTATAGCTATATATTGTTAGGAGCtcataaaaggtagttatttatgTAAATTACCCTTTCTTAAACTTGGGTGACCATAGGGAGAATTAACCTCATTTTTCAGTCTACCGTGTTTGAAAGTTCATTCAACGAAAATGCCTGTGTATTCACCTTTTttccttgttctttctttcttatttGGCGTGTAAATAATGAACATTGAAACCAAGTATATCAAACTTCGCCACAGTAAAATTCTGATATAGGAGGATACGAATAAGCTTGGAAGTTGTTTGGTTCAAATATTCTCCTTACTAAAGCGCGTCAGTCAAACAAAAGACCAGAACTCAAGTGATTCCCACTTAGAACGgtcctcttcatttttttttccctgTATAATGCAGAAAATTGATTTGCATTCTCATTCTATAAAGAATGGACTGAAAGGTGGAATTTCGAAGAAAACTGAAGTTGATTGACTTTTAGCAGTAGGAAGAAGAATTCTAGTCTAATCACTTAATTTGAATCACGTCGATTGACGAAGAACAGGAATAACTACTTTGAACGTGTCAATTTGGAAGGTAGAAATGGGTTCGAGACAATGTAATACTATAAAATTTTCTTAATAGCATTGTGCCAAGAACAAAAAATTAGAAACGGCATAAACAAAAATAATCTTAGAAAACAAATAGGAAGTGTTTTTAACCATCTTACTTCATTGTCATCGATTAAGTATTGAAGAATGTGCTTAAatttgtcttatttcatttcgcTATTAATTTTGGACAGATAAAAATCTTGTTGCTCAACGCTGGCACTAGCCAAGGAAcatacaaaagaaaaagaaacgaAAAGTAGTGGTGTTGATCTATTGCAACCTTGTAATCGAAGAATAATTAATACCCACTAGTCCTCCATTCCTTTTTTGTGATGAATGGGAAAAACAAGATAGGTCTACATTCGGCAAAGATATCTAGTTTtcctttttttccaaaaaaaaaacactattaTATTGGGGGCAAGAAAAGAAACAATGAAAACTCAATGTACGGTGCGAGAGACTTGTATAACTAAATTATAAGCTTTATAATAAGAATAAATATTACGTCTTAATCTCAAATAAATTGAAGCAAGCTGTAtgagttcatactaatattatAAAAATTAGATAAAATTAAAAATACTACGTATAAGCTTTTATATATCATTAAATTTCTCCCTTTTTATGATAGGGACGTATAATTTCTCTTACATGATTAAAAGATTCATAGAGAACATATGATCTATAATAAACATTTTTATTTTTGGTAACTAAATATTGTATTCTCAGggagaaaatatttacaaagTCATTCGAAAACCTCTAGAGTTGGATACTTGGATAGATGCCCCAACTTCCGGTGCAACTAAACACAATACACAAAACAAAACGTCAATGATTCACCATTCTTCAGCACTTGCAGTACTTTTACTAATCTAGGATTCTAGGCTTCTTCCCTCCTTTGCAATGCACATCTTATGTGATTGTTTTAATCACCACATCACATGCCGTCCTCTTGTTTTGAAAAATCCTCATATTTCTTTCTTGTCATATGTAGTATAAACATTAATATGAATAAAGTATATTACCTAATAAATATCGCTTAGAGAATTATTTTATTCATTATGTCATATATATTTTTTGCCAAGTCTCATCTAAGGATTTTAAAAAATTGACAGTACCAATTTCTTTCGTTTTTTCTCTTACATCTTTTCCTTTCCATTGGTGCGCCAAAGTGGGTGAATCTGACTTTATTACTAAAAGTTTACAACAAACACTACTCACCCCAAAACTTAAATAAATACTTAAAAGAATATATAGtaataaataaagaagaagacTAGTAACTAATTATGTGGACTTCCTagttcaaatgtttgacaaaaagaaaaaaaagacttAGCAGTCCACGTAACCCGAAAAGAAAGCCAAGCCGGCAGGCGTAAATTAATAAGTGATGTACGCCTTTTCAGCATTCTCAAAAGTTATAAAAGGAAAAAGCTAACAACAATCCGATCTAATCCTATTCCTTGGCGCACTTCTCCTCGtctcttttatttatatatataaggagtaatataatatTCGTCTTTGTTTGTAACGGTCTCAACAAAAATCGTCTCTTCTTCACCGAAGCTGCTTTGCTAACCCTAGGATTGACAATGATGGCTGAAAATGGCCGGCCTGCCAGTATTGATGGACCGACTAATCCTATGGTGACACCGATTTTAACAGATCTCTATCAGTTTACTATGGCCTATGCTTATTGGAAAGCTGGTAAACACAATGAACGAGCCGTGTAAGTACTCATTTTCCCTCATATATTTTGAATTCGAACAGTTTGATGTTCTAATGTTATTGATCATTTACTTTATGGTAAAAAAAAATGATGGTCTCATGAACATTTGAACAACTTTGATCATGTTAGCATTTTTGTTTGCTGAGGAAGCGGATTATTTAGGTGTTTGGTTATGTTTTTCAGGTTCGACTTGTATTTTAGGAGGAATCCGTTTGGTGGTGAATATACCATATTTGCTGGTTTAGAAGAGTGCATAAGGCTTATTGCTAATTTCAAATTTACTGAGGATGAGATAGCTTTTATCAAGTCATCGTTGCCCGACTCATGTGAGGTAAAGTTGTTATTAATAAGCTAATATGGTGCCATCCATCATGTGTGATTCAGTTTGTTCTTATGCTGATATATATCGATTCTGCTATCTGAATTTGTGGAATAAATGCTTTCTTGATGCGCTTATAAAACATTAATGTATAATGCATACATGAGAGGAAATGGTAGGATTGAAGGCTCATTCTGAATCGTCGACTTTAAATGTTCTGCAGGCGACATATAAATGTGTAATTGGGAAAAACGATTCTTCACATTATTTTGTTGTAGATAGTATTTCATAAACCTAAATGCTTGAAAGGTTGAGGGCCTTATCTTTCTGCGTAATAGCAATAAACTGAGCATAGGTATTAAGAGCAAGCCTGAACAGTTGTGGTTTTGTCCAATTAATGCGACTGTACGTCTTCTTCTTTGGGAAGTCCTGTCCTATGTCATGAACATGTCGTCCCAGTATGTTTGAGATAATCAAGCTGCGACTTCTGATGTTCCATCTGGTCATGCTTTTATACTACTTCATCGATTCCATTTTGTTTATTCACTTATGACTTGGCACAATTTTTAAACAAGATATTAGTACGCGCTGTTCAATATTTGTTTAGGAAAACGCGGGCCCATAGTTTGGCTTTTGTCTTGAAGACAAATAGATTAAAAGATAAAAGTTCAATTGGAAAGTGTAGAAGTAAGTCTTTGATAAAACTTTTGTGGTATTTAAAATGTATTACGTAAAATTTTTGACTTATTAAAAGTGAACTGGGAAATCTAAAAAGGAAAAGTAGTATAAGCATTTGGGGAATGGAGTACCTCTTCGGGGAATATATTTCTTTGTACTTAAAGAATTTTTGCAATGCTAAGATTTGTGAGTGCTTGACTATAAGCATATTTAAATGGATTATGTAGGATGGCTTCTATGAGTACCTTCGAAGACTTGACTGTTCAGATATTGAGATATGTTCTGTTTCTGAAGGATCAGTAGTCTTTCCCAAGGTACCGCTGATGAGGATTGAAGGACCAGTTGCTGTGAGTCCCATTAACACAATCCTTTGTTAGTGCTTGTTTTTGAAGCATCTCAACAGGGATGTCTGTTTTATCAATGTTCATCTTTAATATGCTTGATGATTGCTTGTGTCTCAAAGGTGGTCCAACTACTGGAAACTCCATTCGTAAACCTCATAAACTATGCATCCCTAGTTACTACTAATGCTGCAAGACACCGTTTCGTGGCTGGAAGGTCCAAAAGATTGCTTGAATTTGGGCTTCGGAGAGCACAGGTTGTTTATCTTTCCTTTTGCTATCTTTCAATTCTATAAGACTTGCAAACTGTGAACAGACTTTTGTACCTTCATGATTAGGGTCCTGATGGTGGTATATCAGCATCGAAGTATTGCTACATGGGGGGATTTGACGGCACAAGGTGATTCCGTGTTTATTTCACTGTGTCTTCATAAAATGCATCATCTACTTATCTTATTGAGATGTGAATTCCTAAGTTCAttatattttattataaaatTTAGAGACTCAAGAGCTAGAAACATCATAATTTCTTTCAATACGTAAAAAGGACATTCTATAAGCTCTTCCAAAAACGAAGCAGGCCATATTAGAAAGGATCACTGCAACTGTGAGTCACATGTTGTTTGATTCTTATTCAAGGAGCACGATCACACGGTTGAAAAAAGAGTAGGATCTTGATATGAGGGTTTTCACATCAATACAActacatacccagtgaaatcccacaagtggggaGTTTTAACATcaataaacatcatgaaaatgcACATTTGCATGTCGCTGCGCATGTCAGATAAACTATTAACAGTATTCCTTTTGCTTTTTCCGATGATAGAACTAAAAATCAATCGTTCAAGGACGAATTTTATCCACAAGATGGACAAGTTCACTTGATAAACAACTGTGGTGCATTTTTACGTTTGAATGCTGCATTACTGCAACctaacattcttttttttttttcttcctggTTATGTTTGTCATTTTATTGATAAGAAAAATACTGCTTCTTTTTGTTAGTTAGAACACTGAGATCCCCTTCATTTCCTTTTGGTGTTCTGTTTCTTTTATCATAATTTGTTTATGATAA
Above is a genomic segment from Lycium barbarum isolate Lr01 chromosome 12, ASM1917538v2, whole genome shotgun sequence containing:
- the LOC132624029 gene encoding transcription factor SPATULA isoform X2, with the translated sequence MANNNVYYHNASSAHFSLTDPDPEPDDISVFLRHILRPSSSSSSNFMALKGNEMQYSSSLPQFMPKNQHAMGISNGELSSMLNSYGAYNMPASATNVSSSSVGTMDNDPDEYEYECESDEGGTEDFGVEASAQPPPSRNSSKRSRAAEVHNMSEKRRRSRINEKMKALQKLIPNSNKTDKASMLDEAIEYLKQLQLQVQMLTMRNGMYPLGLPRVLQQNQLSLQKMGLCKGSGFTNAKVAGNFQVNQDASLNAIFSSAEKYKDTKLTPVATMSNVNHSENAFEPESSMNIHVDPFHLLRSTSKEIWREDCLPLYGMNERTSESASIGANVAFPVLFDTDESNLKRNTLESCLLQYQFGAGNETNMDCDQLLAPLLYSHVGRSTSVDIIKSESSNF
- the LOC132624029 gene encoding transcription factor SPATULA isoform X1 → MANNNVYYHNASSAHFSLTDPDPEPDDISVFLRHILRPSSSSSSNFMALKGNEMQYSSSLPQFMPKNQHAMGISNGELSSMLNSYGAYNMPASATNVSSSSVGTMDNDPDEYEYECESDEGGTEDFGVEASAQPPPSRNSSKRSRAAEVHNMSEKRRRSRINEKMKALQKLIPNSNKTDKASMLDEAIEYLKQLQLQVQMLTMRNGMYPLGLPRVLQQNQLSLQKMGLCKGSGFTNAKVAGNFQVNQDASLNAIFSSAEKYKDTKLTPVATMSNVNHSENAFEPESSMNIHVDPFHLLRSTSKEIWREDCLPLYGMNERTSESASIGANVAFPVLFDTDESNLKRNTLESCLLQYQFGAGNETNMDCDQLLAPLLYSSIVSHVGRSTSVDIIKSESSNF